A region of Mobula birostris isolate sMobBir1 chromosome X, sMobBir1.hap1, whole genome shotgun sequence DNA encodes the following proteins:
- the LOC140191682 gene encoding translational activator of cytochrome c oxidase 1-like, whose amino-acid sequence MAGVAMFRSVYLWNRNHLLSSLWNRGDSVAKHRALSLGSISLCNQTSGQYNLLVPHAKIHASSATHAGHNKWSKVKHIKGPKDTAKSQMFAKLAIMIRFAVKEGGPNPEFNTQLANLIEQCRAKNMPKASIEAAIKGAKSKVSVYSLYEARGPGGSSLLIEVLTDNNSRTLQQLKSILNKNGGIMSDGAHHCFDKKGVVMVNGQGIQLERALELAIESGAEDVEQVEDEEDKVMLKFICDLSSLREVRERLDALGLLNINSGPEFIATTTVQLTDKDLEAAFCLIELIDENQDVIKVYDNIRLQS is encoded by the exons ATGGCTGGAGTTGCCATGTTTCGAAGTGTTTACTTGTGGAACAGAAACCACCTCCTGTCGTCACTGTGGAATCGAGGTGATTCAGTGGCAAAGCACAGAGCTCTGTCTCTGGGCTCCATTTCCCTCTGCAACCAGACAAGCGGCCAGTACAATCTCTTAGTGCCACATGCTAAGATCCATGCTTCTTCAGCTACCCATGCCGGGCATAACAAGTGGTCAAAGGTGAAACATATCAAAGGGCCAAAAGACACTGCCAAGAGTCAGATGTTTGCCAAGCTCGCAATTATGATTCGCTTTGCTGTGAAAG AAGGAGGTCCAAATCCTGAGTTTAACACTCAGCTGGCAAACCTCATTGAGCAGTGCCGAGCCAAGAACATGCCTAAGGCATCTATTGAAGCTGCAATTAAAGGTGCA AAATCTAAGGTTTCAGTCTATTCGCTGTATGAAGCAAGAGGTCCAGGGGGGTCGTCCCTGCTCATTGAAGTCCTCACGGACAACAACAGCCGAACTCTTCAGCAACTAAAGAGCATTCTGAACAAAAATGG GGGAATAATGAGCGATGGAGCACACCACTGTTTTGATAAGAAAGGAGTGGTGATGGTGAATGGTCAGGGCATTCAGCTGGAACGTGCTCTGGAACTGGCAATTGAATCTGGAGCAGAAGATGTTGAACAGGTTGAGGATGAAGAAGATAAAGTCATGCTGAAG TTTATTTGTGACTTGTCCTCATTGCGAGAGGTACGAGAGAGGTTGGATGCACTGGGACTGCTAAACATTAATTCTGGACCTGAGTTTATCGCCACCACGACTGTTCAGCTCACGGATAAAGATTTGGAGGCAGCTTTCTGCTTGATTGAACTGATTGATGAGAATCAGGACGTTATTAAAGTATATGACAACATAAGGTTGCAAAGTTAA